AAGGTGATCGCGACCAAGAAGGCGCCGGCGGCGGTCGGCCCGTACTCCCAGGCGATCCGCGCGAACGGGTTCCTCTTCGTCTCCGGCCAGCTCGGCATCGATCCCGCGGCCGGCAAGCTCGTCGAGGGTGTCGAGGCGCAGGCCGAGCAGGCGCTCGACAACATGGGCGCGATCCTCTCCGAGGCGGGGATGGGGTTCGGGAGCGTCGTGAAGGCGACCGTGCTGCTCGCGAGCATGGACGACTTCGCTCTGGTGAACGCGATCTACGCGAAGCGCTTCCCCGAGAACCCGCCGGCGCGCGCGGCGTTCGCGGTCGTGAAGCTGCCGCTCGGCG
This DNA window, taken from Pseudomonadota bacterium, encodes the following:
- a CDS encoding Rid family detoxifying hydrolase, whose protein sequence is MDKKVIATKKAPAAVGPYSQAIRANGFLFVSGQLGIDPAAGKLVEGVEAQAEQALDNMGAILSEAGMGFGSVVKATVLLASMDDFALVNAIYAKRFPENPPARAAFAVVKLPLG